TTTTTGTAATGGAATTGGCTATGGTCTGCAAGAGCATTGTCTTTCCTGTTCTTGGGGGTGCCACTATCAGTGCTCTCTGTCCTTTTCCTATAGGGGTCAGGAGATCCATAACTCTTGCAGAAACATTCTCTGGACCTGCTTCCAGTTTGATTCTACTATCGGGATAGAGGGGTGTAAGGTTATCAAACAGTATCCTTTGAGGAACAAGCTCTGGGGGTTGAAAATTTACTGATTCTACCTTTATAAGAGCAAAGTATTTCTCATCCCGTATAGGAGGTCTTATTTGACCAGAAATAGAATCCCCTGTCTTAAGATGAAATTTTCTTATTTGTGAAGGAGAGACATATATATCATCAGGCCCTGGCAAGTAATTACAATCTGTAGATCTCAAGAATCCAAAGCCTTCAGGCAGAACCTCTAAAATCCCCTCCCCAACAACGAGACCATCTTTCTCTGTATGCGCCTTTAATATATTATAAATCAAGACATGCTTTCGCGATCCACTCGTATCAGGTATGTTCATCTCTCTACCTAATTTAACGAGTTGTCTTATATCTAATTCTTTAAGTTCCTTCAAGTTAAGAGAATTCTCGTCTTTTTTTGTTCTCTTTGCCTTCGTTGTAGTTTTTGTTTCTTTTTTTGTTTCTTCCTTTAATTTTTCTTCTGACGTCTCTTTTTGAACCATGTCTAAATCCTTAAAATATATTTTTAGCTTTCCAATATAATAAAATGTGAAAACACAAGTTAATGATTATAATGGAAGTGAGAAAAAAGAAATTATTTGTAATGTTCGTTAGATGGAAAGCTTAAATTAATTTTGCTCCCAAAATTTCATTCTTTTAAATTTTAAAGTTTTTTAAAGAACTTGTCAAATATATTTATCATAATTTATAATTATTTAAATTTCTGTATTAAAAAATTACATTTTTCTATTTATGAAGAAGAAAAAGAACCTTCTTTTTATAAACCCCTTTATATATGATTTTGCCTGTTATGATTCTTGGTTAAAACCTCTTGGTTTACTTTATCTGGCTAGTTTTCTTCAAAATAGGGGATATGAAATCCACTTTATCGACTGTCTTGATATAATAAATCCAGAAATGATAAGAGATGCTTCGATTAAAGAACCGAAAAGAAGGGAGTATGGCTGTGGTCGCTTTTATAAACAAAACATAGATAAACCAAAACATCTAAAGAATATCCCAAGGAAGTATAGTCGATACGGAATTACCCTCGAGGTGTTTAAAAAGGAACTGTCTAAAATTCCTCATCCAGATGCTATTTTAGTAACTTCGATGATGACATACTGGTATCCAGGACCTTTCAAGACGATAGAGATATGTAAAAGTATCTTCAAAGGAGTTCCAATTATCCTGGGAGGAATATACGCTACTCTATGTTATGATCATGCTAAAAGAAACTCTATGGCCGATTATATTGTAAGGGGTGGGAACATAAAGGAAATAGTAAATCTCGTAGATAACTTAACAGACTATAAAGGTGTTGAAAAAGACCCAGAAAAAAAACTTCTCTCTGGATATCCTCTGTTTGATCTATTGAGAAGAATAGATTATGTATGTCTCTTAACTTCTATTGGATGTCCATATCGCTGTGATTATTGTGCCTCCTCTTTCTTAAATCCTCATTTTTCCTTCAGAGACCCTATTGAGACTGTAGATGAGATTGAATACTGGTATAAAAAAAGAGGAGTTAGGGACTTCGCCTTCTATGATGATGCCTTGCTCTTTAATCCCGAAGAACACCTTTTAACCATGTTGAAAGAGATACTTCGAAGAAATATGGTATGTAACCTTCATGCACCCAATGGCCTTCTTATGAGGGGAGTAACATCTGATGTTGCTTCTTTAATGTATAAAGCAGGTTTCAAGACAATAAGATGGGGTTTTGAAACCTCTAATATTAAAGGACAATTACTAAACGCTAGTAAGGTCACTAATGAAGAATTTCATGCTTCTGTTTGCTATCTGAAAGAAGCGGGTTTCCCTTCGCATGATATTGGAATCTATATCCTTGCCGGCCTCCCCTATCAGACAAAAGAAGAGGTTGAAGAAACCATTGATTTTGTTTTTAAAGCGGGCACAAGACCCATCATAACAGAATACTCCCCTATCCCTGAAACAAGACTATGGGAAGACGCTGTTAGGTTCTCAAAATTTCCTGTTGC
This sequence is a window from Nitrospinota bacterium. Protein-coding genes within it:
- a CDS encoding radical SAM protein, with amino-acid sequence MKKKKNLLFINPFIYDFACYDSWLKPLGLLYLASFLQNRGYEIHFIDCLDIINPEMIRDASIKEPKRREYGCGRFYKQNIDKPKHLKNIPRKYSRYGITLEVFKKELSKIPHPDAILVTSMMTYWYPGPFKTIEICKSIFKGVPIILGGIYATLCYDHAKRNSMADYIVRGGNIKEIVNLVDNLTDYKGVEKDPEKKLLSGYPLFDLLRRIDYVCLLTSIGCPYRCDYCASSFLNPHFSFRDPIETVDEIEYWYKKRGVRDFAFYDDALLFNPEEHLLTMLKEILRRNMVCNLHAPNGLLMRGVTSDVASLMYKAGFKTIRWGFETSNIKGQLLNASKVTNEEFHASVCYLKEAGFPSHDIGIYILAGLPYQTKEEVEETIDFVFKAGTRPIITEYSPIPETRLWEDAVRFSKFPVAEEPLFHNNSIVPCQWEGLTYNDLDLLKLKIKNLPC
- the rho gene encoding transcription termination factor Rho: MVQKETSEEKLKEETKKETKTTTKAKRTKKDENSLNLKELKELDIRQLVKLGREMNIPDTSGSRKHVLIYNILKAHTEKDGLVVGEGILEVLPEGFGFLRSTDCNYLPGPDDIYVSPSQIRKFHLKTGDSISGQIRPPIRDEKYFALIKVESVNFQPPELVPQRILFDNLTPLYPDSRIKLEAGPENVSARVMDLLTPIGKGQRALIVAPPRTGKTMLLQTIANSITKNHPEVILLVLLIDERPEEVTDMERSVKGEVISSTFDEPPNRHVQVADIVLEKTKRLVEYKKDVVVLLDSITRLARAHNAIVPPSGKVLSGGVDSNALEKPKKFFGAARNIEEGGSLTIIATALIDTGSRMDEVIFEEFKGTGNLEINLDRKLVDKRVFPAIDINRSGTRKEELLMPSDELNKAWMLRKALSSFPVVEAMEFLLDKLTKTKTNKEFLDSLNIKK